GACTAAAGTTGAAAAGAGTTCTTGCCAGCACCTTGCTAAGGTAGAAAGTGAAACATTTTATTAACAACACCAATCGTAAGGAGGCGGCAATGGCGTTTGAAAGTCAGGAACGAGCCAAAGCCTACTGGGACAAAAACGTAAAACTGATGATCAGCTTGATGGTGATCTGGTTTGTCGTTTCTTTTGGCTGCGGCATTTTATTTGTCGACGTACTTAACCAATTTCAGATAGGTGGCTACAAACTGGGCTTCTGGTTTGCACAACAAGGTTCCATCTATACCTTTTTAGGCATTATTTTCTACTATGCGTGGAAAATGCGCCAAATCGATCGCGAATTTAATGTGGACGAGTAAGGAGCAGTTCAGATGGATTTGAAAACAATCACTTACCTCGTTGTCGGTGCCACTTTTGTCCTTTATATCGGTATCGCTATTTGGGCACGTGCGGGGTCAACCAAAGAGTTCTATGTCGCGGGTGGTGGGGTTAACCCGATTGCCAACGGCATGGCAACCGCTGCGGACTGGATGTCAGCAGCTTCCTTCATTTCAATGGCAGGCCTTATCGCCTTCATGGGTTACGGTGGTTCCGTATTCCTGATGGGCTGGACAGGCGGCTATGTACTACTCGCTTTGCTTTTAGCACCTTACCTACGTAAATTTGGCAAGTTCACAGTACCTGAGTTCGTTGGTGAGCGTTTCTACTCCAATGCGGCACGTATTGTTGCGGTTGTGTGTCTGATTATCGCGTCAGTGACTTACGTAATCGGTCAGATGAAAGGGGTGGGTGTTGCCTTCGGTCGATTCCTTGAAGTAGATTACTCAACAGGTCTACTGATCGGTATGTGTATTGTATTCATGTACGCGGTAATGGGCGGCATGAAAGGCATTACCTACACGCAGATTGCTCAGTACTGTGTACTTATTCTGGCGTACACCATTCCTGCTATCTTTATCTCGCTACAGCTAACAGGAAACCCAATTCCACAAATGGGCCTAGGTAGTACCATGGCTGGAACGGACGTCTATCTGCTCGATCGGCTTGATCAGGTGGTGACTGAGCTCGGATTTAGCGAGTACACGACTCAGGTGCGCGGCGATACCTTGAACATGTTTGTTTACACCATGTCTCTGATGATTGGTACTGCGGGTCTACCGCACGTTATCATCCGTTTCTTCACAGTACCGAAAGTACGTGATGCACGCACTTCAGCAGGCTGGGCGCTCGTCTTTATCGCGATTCTGTACACCACTGCACCTGCGGTATCTGCAATGGCACGTCTAAACCTAATGGATACAGTTAACCCAGCTCCAGGTCAGAACCTTGCTTACGATGAGCGCCCTGACTGGTTCAAAAACTGGGAAAAAACTGGCCTACTTGGCTTTGATGACAAGAACGGCGATGGCAACATCCAGTACACCTCAAATGCGGAAACCAACGAGCTGAAAGTCGACCGTGACATCATGGTTCTGGCGAACCCAGAAATAGCCAAGCTACCTAACTGGGTTATTGCACTGGTTGCTGCGGGTGGTTTAGCCGCCGCTCTGTCTACCGCAGCAGGTCTGCTACTCGCGATATCGTCAGCAATATCTCATGACTTAATCAAAGGTGTGATAAATCCGAACATCTCTGAGAAGAAAGAGTTACTGGCCAGTCGGATATCCATGGCAGTCGCGATTGCTGTCGCCGGTTATCTGGGGCTCAATCCGCCTGGCTTTGCCGCAGGTACGGTGGCACTGGCCTTCGGTCTGGCCGCCTCGTCCATCTTCCCTGCCTTGATGATGGGTATTTTCAGTAAGAACATCAACAAGGAAGGCGCGATTGCCGGCATGATTGCAGGTATCACGATCACTCTATTCTACGTATTCCAACACAAAGGCATCCTGTTCATCGCTGACTGGAAATACCTAGAAAGCTGGGGCAGCAACTGGTTCCTAGGTATCGAACCGAATGCCTTCGGTGCTATCGGTGCGCTATTCAACTTCCTAGTGGCATTCGCAGTATCGAAAGTCACGGCAGAAACACCACAAGAAGTGAAAGATTTGGTCGAACACGTTCGTGTTCCAGCAGGCGCTGGAGATGCGGTAGATCACTAATCTACACTTAATGACTAAAGCCCCTCACGGGACGACCCGTCCGGGGCTTTTTTATTGCTCTTAATTCAGTTACCGTAGTTTCGAAATGTTGTCGCAAGGAAGCCAAGATGTTCAAAAATAAGCACTTTATTGTCGCTCTTTTGATTGCACCGATTCTGTCCATTATTGCCTATTTCGGCACTGATATAGCAGTCAGCGAAAAACCCCATGCCGCCAAAGAAGGCCAGAGCTACAAACTGGTCAGCAAATCAAACTGTCGCTACACCAGTGGTTTGTGCGATATGGAAAATGGAGACTTTAAGGTCAAGTTCCGCTCAGAAAAGCTCACCGATGAAAATCTTGAATTGTCACTTCATTCAGCCCATGCTCTCGAAGGCGTTAAGCTTTCTTTGGTCGACAGCCAAGAGCAGAATGCGCAACCAATCAATATGGAGCCAGCCGATCAAGCAGGGCAAAATTGGTATATTACGTTACCTAAACCCACATCAGCAGACAGCTGGTTGAGAGTGGCGATTCAATCTGACGGCACGCTATATTATGGGGAAACACAAACCGCATTTGTAAAATACGAAACAATGTTTACAGAATAGAGAGTCGCGAGACGATGATCAGGGTTGATGTCATGGCATCATCCCTGATTCTAGCCTTTTTTCTTATTCATGTTCTATTTAGGCTCTACACCATACTGGTTATTGCCTTGGTTTCCCTTGAGGAAACCGCACTCCACAAGAATCCAAACACCACACACTAAGGCCGCTAAAGAACTCACGGCTTGTAATGTGGTTGGTTGCGTCATCTGAGCCGGGTCTCCTGCTGGGACTGTCATGCGGCCAATGATTAATGGCACATTCAGTAATAACCACCAACTGGATTTGCCTCTGTCATGCCAGCGTTTGGCAGTAATAGCGAGATCTGGGAGCAAGACTACAATCAAAAATAACGGCAACAGCAAATGCGCCATACTTGGCAACAACGCATTCACTCCGGCAGCAAAGCCAACAATTAACACGTAATATATGATATTCCATATCCAGTAGGTTTTGCGCCCTACTCGACCTTGAAACGAAAGCAGCAACTCTTTCATTGACATGATGACTTACCTAAACCGCCAAAACTATTAATTGACCACTTTTTGAAAACATTCTTTATCCATATCCCGGATATTGACTGTCAAACTATGCACATGGCTTGCTTGATCTTGCAGAACTCCCATCAGCTGACGTGATAGCTCACGCTTTTGCTCCGCCGTTCGTCCACCAAGTAAATCAAAGCTGATATGTATGAAGTCGACATTATCACCAGCCTCTCCCACTAGCCAATGATGACATCGCAAAGCTCGAGACTTCACCGAAGAGGCATCGAACAACCCACTGTGAAGGGCGACCTGATGTAGATCTTCCAATAATCCCTGTACGTTAACTCGTTCATCAACAGAGTTAGAGTATTCCATCACTAGATTTGGCATAGCTGTCCTCAAATGTAAGAGAGTTTCAAATAATCATTAAAAATACTCAGACACTATTACCAATTTCCGCTGCTGTTTCCGAGCGTAAAACCAGCATAATGCTTTATGGATCACTCAGTACAGCAAAGCTTATACCAATTATGAGTTGTCACAGCGGCATCCAATCATCCAGAACCGAACAAGACATGATACTAGTCATGATTTGGTTGGTGTAATCTGTTATATTCCTACGAAGATTTTTTACATTAATGAACTTACATTAAATACAAAGGGAGATATTCCTATGCGTCGTCCTGTAGTGATGGGTAACTGGAAACTTAACGGCAGTAAAGCAATGGTAAAAGAGTTGCTAACTGGCCTGAACGCAGAACTTGAAGGTGTGGAAGGTGTTGACGTAGCAGTAGCTCCACCAGCGCTTTACATCGATCTAGCTGAACGTGTTATCGCTGAAGGCGGTAACAAGATCATCCTAGGTGCTCAAAACACTGACCTAAACAACAGCGGTGCATTCACTGGCGATATGTCTCCAGAAATGCTGAAGGATTTCGGTGCTTCTCACATCATCATCGGCCACTCTGAGCGTCGTGAATACCACAACGAATCTGACGAGTTCATCGCGAAGAAATTTGCTTTCCTAAAAGAGAACGGCCTGAAGCCAGTTTTCTGTATTGGTGAATCTGAAGCTCAAAACGAAGCGGGCGAAACTGAAGCAGTTTGTGCACGTCAAATCAACGCAGTAATCGACGCATACGGTGTTGAAGCGCTAAACGACGCGATCATCGCATACGAGCCAATCTGGGCTATCGGTACTGGTAAAGCAGCAACAGCTGAAGATGCACAGCGCATCCACGCTTCTATCCGCGCTCTAATCGCAGAAAAAGACGCTGCAGTGGCTGAGCAAGTAATAATTCAATACGGTGGTTCTGTTAAGCCAGAGAACGCTGAAGCATACTTCTCACAACCAGACATCGACGGTGCTCTAGTGGGCGGTGCATCTCTAGATGCGAAGAGCTTCGCAGCCATCGCGAAAGCGGCAGCAGCAGCTAAAGCGTAATTTTCCTTTAGGAAATCGCTTATTGAGGTCAGCGCAAGCTGGCCTTTTTTGTGTCTCACACATCAATCAAGTATCCTACAGCTTTTCTCCCCTAAGAGTCGCTGTACCGAATGCAGGATAAACATGGCCTTTTAACTGGCCCCATCCCTCTCGTGCTTCGTCAGATGACCATTCCGATGACTTTCGGCATGGTAGCCATTCTGATGTTCAACTTGGTGGATACCTTCTTTATTTCTCTTTTGGGGACAGAAGCGCTAGCCGCCATCAGCTACACTTTCCCAGTCACATTCGCTGTTAACTGTATCACTATGGGAATAGGAATGGGATTATCGACCAATATCGGCCGCTTGCTGGGCCAAGGTCAGTCTATTATCGCGGCACGATTTTCTTCTCATGGATTATTGTTAGCCGTGTTACTTGTCGCCCTCGCCTCCACACTTGGGCTGTTTACCATCGAACCACTCTTCCTTTTTCTTGGTGCACAGCAAACCCTACTGCCTTTAATTCATCAGTATATGGATATCTGGTATCTGACCATCCCTCTTCTGGTCGTTCCTATGGCAGGAAACAGTGCGATTCGAGCCACAGGTGACACTAAGACGCCAGCTAAAATCATGATGCTAGCGGGTCTAATTAATGGTGTGCTCGACCCCTTACTCATCTTTGGTTATGGTCCATTCCCCGAGTTAGGCATTCAGGGAGCGGCCATTGCCAGTGCGATGAGCTGGTTTGGCGCGTTAATCGGATCCCTATATGTACTGATAAAAAGAGAGAAACTCCTAGCGTGGCCATGTTTTAAAACCCTTGGGGTAGATTGGCAGCAAATTTTAAAAATAGGCACACCTGCCGCTTTATCGAATGCAATGAATCCACTCTCAGGCGCTATCCTAATGATGTTGCTTTCCCGTCATGGCACCGCTGCAGTGGCCGCTTACGGTGCAGCTCAACGAGTGGAGTCCATTCTCATCATAGTATTGATGTCATTAACCTCAACCTTAACCCCATTCATCGCTCAAAACGTTGGCGCAAATAACCCTCAACGTAGTTTTGCCGGGTTATTCCTCAGCATGCGTTTCTCACTGCTATTCCAGTTCGGCATTTTTATTATGATGGTTCCACTGAGCATCCCACTGGCAGCACTTTTTTCTCAAGAGCAAGCGGTGAGTGATCTGCTATGGCACTATTTGCTAGTTGTGCCATTCAGTTACGGGTTTCAGGGAATCGTAATGATGCTGGTGTCCGGGCTAAACGCACTCCATGAGCCGCTCAAAGCATTCCAATGGAGCTTTATGCGTCTATTCATCTTTACCTTACCTTGCGCTTGGCTCGGTAGTCATTGGTATGACATAGAAGGGCTATTTGCGGGCATCGCAGTGGGAAACATTCTCGGAGGCATTCTGGGGTATCTTTATGCTCTTAAGCTTAGGCGTCAATATTTAGCTCAAGCTATATAGCAAAACACCGACGGGACAGTCGGTGTTTTTGGATTCTGTTATTCGTCTGCATTGAGTTCATCGTCTTCGGTATCTAGGTCCACATCAAGCGGCTCTTGCGACAAAATCACTCCTGTATTGTCTGCATATAGATAATCTTCGGGCAAGAAAGTGACTCCGCCAAAGTTCACCGCGACGTCCACTTCTCCAATTGCTTGGGAAGTTGCTCCAGCCGGAATTGAAGCTAGGGCTTGAATTCCGATGCTCATATCTTCCAGTTCATCGACTTCACGTACACATCCGTAGACGATTAAGCCCTCCCACTCATTTTCTTCAGCCAGTGAAGCTAGCTCAGCATCAATTAATGCACGGCGCAATGAGCCACCACCATCAATGAGTAATATGCGGCCTAAACCATCCTGTTCGAGGACTTCTCGAATCAGACCGTTGTCTTCAAAACACTTCACCGTCGTGATCTGTCCAGCAAACGAGGCACTGCCACCAAAGTTGCTAAACATTGGTTCAACTACATCCACTTGTTCTGAGTAAATGTCGCATAAAGCCGATGTATTGTATTCCATCGTGTTCCTTCCCATACGGTTCGTCATCTCCATCGAGTATATAGACACATTAAGTCATTGCAATGACAAGGCTCAATTAACTGACCAGAGTTTGAGCTATAACCACACCCGCAAACAATAAGTTAGTCACCAGAGAGCATTTCACAACCACTGGCATCATAGGGGCTATCTGAGCAGGCTTCTTCGCTTGCCATACCGCTCGGCCATGTTTGTAAATCACCAGTACACTCAATAAAAAGGGCAAACTCAACCAGACAGGTACAGGCTGAACGATAAGGTAACCAATAAATGCAACCAGAGCACCAACCAACAACGCGCTGTGATAATGCTTAGCATTTTTCTGACCGAGACGAACCGCGACTGTACGCTTACCGCACTCTTGGTCATTTTCTATGTCTCGCATGTTGTTGATGTTCAAAACGGCAACAGCAAGTAAACCACAGCCGACTGCTGGTAAGATTAACAAAGGCGCGACAATTCCAGTGTGAAGGAAGAAAGTCCCTGCCACACCGAGCAGACCAAAGAAAATAAATACCGATACATCACCAAGTCCTACATAGCCGTAAGGTTTATTCCCCACCGTGTACGCGATAGCAGCAACAATTGCCAGCACACCTAAGCCAATAAAAGCCAGAATACTCTGTAAACTATCGAGCGCATAAAAGACCAGAGACAGTCCAGCCACCATGGTTAGGACGATATTAATCACAATAGCGTGCTTCATATCCGTCTGTGTCACTGCCCCCGACTGAATAGCGCGCATTGGCCCAAGTCGATTGTCGTTGTCGGTGCCTTTAACGGCATCACCATAGTCATTGGCTAAATTGGACAAGATTTGCAATAACGTTGCTGTCACAAACGCCAACACAGTAATCATTAAAGAAAACTGATGGGTGGAATACGCGAGAACACTACCTGTTAAAATGGACACCAGAGCCAATGGCAGCGTTTTAGGGCGAGCGGCATCTAGCCAAATACGTAAAGACTGTTTCATGCTTACCAGTTTAGTCCCTGTGTACATGGCAGGAATTGTGGCACATCAAAGTTAGCTCAGAAACAAAAAAGGCCACCGAAGTGACCTTTTTCAAATTATTCAGTAAACCAAACTTACTTCACTCGACCAACGTACTCACCAGTACGCGTATCTACCTTGATCACTTCACCGATAGCGATGAACAATGGAACACGAACCACAGCACCTGTTGTCAGTGTTGCTGGCTTACCGCCAGTTCCTTGAGTATCACCTTTCAGGCCAGGATCGGTTTCTGTCACTTCTAACTCAACGAAGTTTGGTGGCGTCACTACGATTGGGTTACCATTCCATAGTGTCAGCATACAAGTATCGTTTTCAACCAACCATTTCGCATTTTCACCCACCGCTTTCGTGTCAGCAGCGATTTGTTCGAATGTTTCATTGTTCATGAAGTGGTAGAATTCACCGTCGTTGTACAGGTAGTCAAGATCGATATCCATTACGTCTGCCACTTCAACTGTGTCGCCAGACTTAAATGTCTTCTCTAAAACTTTACCTGAAAGCAGTTTACGGATTTTAACACGGTTGAATGCCTGACCTTTGCCTGGTTTTACATACTCGTTTTCGAGAATGACACAAGGCTCATTATCAAGCATAATTTTAAGACCGCCTTTGAATTCATTCGTGCTAACAGTAGCCATTTTTTCCTCTTACCATTCTTCGAGTTAAATTTAATGCCGCACATCATAACCCGAAAAGTCGATTCTGTTGAGCAAAACTGGCTCAAACAGCTGTCGAATGGGATCTCTGATCCTGAAAAACTGCTTGAGCAGTTGGAAATCGATCCCTCTCCATGGCGAAGTGGTTTCGACGCTCGCAAGTTGTTCGCCCAGCGTGTACCGCAAAGTTTTATTGACCGAATGGAAAAAGGCAATCCGTGGGATCCTTTATTGCGTCAGGTTTTGCCTCTCTCAGAAGAGTTTGAGGTACACCCCGGCTACTCAACCGATCCCTTGGAAGAGCAAGATAACCAAGTTCCCGGATTACTGCATAAATACCGCAATCGCGCTTTGATGATCGTTAAAGGAGGCTGCGCAATCAACTGTCGATACTGCTTCCGTCGCCACTTTCCATATAACGAGAATAAAGGCAGTAAATCCGTCTGGTTGCAGAGCCTAGATTATGTACGCCAGCACCCTGAACTGAATGAAATCATTCTTTCAGGTGGGGATCCTCTGATGGCAAAGGATGAAGAGCTGCAATGGTTGGTTGATCAGATCGCGGATATTCCACACATTAAACGGTTGAGAATTCACTCTCGTCTGCCCGTTGTGATTCCAGATCGAATCACGCCTACGTTGATCGAGCTGTTAGCAGCAACCCGTTTGCAAGTGATTATGGTTACTCACATCAATCACGCCAATGAAATCAATCAGCAACTAAGAGATGCCTTAAGTACACTACGATGTTCAGGTGTTACCCTACTTAATCAAGGAGTGATGCTCAAAGGCGTCAATGACAGCGTTGATGTACAAGTGGAGCTCAGCGAAGCATTATTTGATGCAGGTGTACTGCCCTACTACATTCATGTATTAGATAAAGTACAAGGCGCAGCCCACTTTTTCATTTCAGATCAGCAAGCGAAGCAAATTATGGCGGGTGTGATTGAGCGAGTGTCTGGCTATCTGGTTCCTAAGTTAACGCGCGAAATCGGTGGCCGAGCCAGCAAAACCCCTCTGGATCTCCATTTAGAATAAAAATAGTCATGAAAAGCAAACAAGGTTTCACTCTAATCGAACTGGTTATCGTCATTGTGGTATTGGGTATTCTGGCCATCACGGCCCTGCCTCGCCTACTTAATTTGCAATCCAATGCACGCATATCCGCTTTACAAGGGCTAAAAGGAGCCATGCAAGGGGCGAATGAACAAGTTATTGGAATTGCCTCGGCGCAGAACCTGAACGCGCTCTCCAACGCAACCTTGACTCTAGAGGGTGACAGCGTCGATATAGGTTATGGCTATCCAAAAGCCGATAATGCTAATGCTTGGTCTCAGCTTTTGGACACAACGACTGAAGATGCCACCTTCGGCGCGGATGGTGCTGATTGGTACTTCAGCAATACCGATCCCAATGATGGTATCATTCTCTACATGCCCGCAGACCGACGCCAAAGCACGCAAAATTGCTACCTGCAATACCGTGAAGCCACTTCAGCTGCGGAGCCTAACTTTGTTTTGACCACGACGGGTTGTTAAATTCGCTTTACCCTCAAGATAAATATCTTTTGTTCGCCTAAACCAAGTATGCTCGGCATACTCCGCAGTTTAGGAGAGCACTATGAATATAACACCCGATCCTTTACTGCATCTTGGCCCATTTAGCTGGGCTGCACTGCTATGCTGCGCGATCAACGGTATTTTGATTGGCGTTGAACGTCAAACGCGTGGCAAGCCTGTTGGTATCCGAACATCCATCTTAATCATCGCTGGAACTTACTTATTTATGTCTATGGCGGTTTCTCTTTCCCCCAACACTTTAGATCAAGCTAGGGTGCTAGGGCAGATCATTACTGGAGTCGGCTTTCTCGGTGCAGGGGTGATGATGACACAAGATGGCAAAATACATGGTGTCACTTCAGCTGCGGTGATATGGGTACTCGCAGCATTAGGGATGATGATTGGTCTGGGTTACTGGCACCAATCGGTCATCATTACTTTGCTCACACTGATGGTTCTTTTGGGTGTCGATAAGGCGGAAAATCG
This sequence is a window from Vibrio coralliilyticus. Protein-coding genes within it:
- a CDS encoding type II secretion system protein, yielding MKSKQGFTLIELVIVIVVLGILAITALPRLLNLQSNARISALQGLKGAMQGANEQVIGIASAQNLNALSNATLTLEGDSVDIGYGYPKADNANAWSQLLDTTTEDATFGADGADWYFSNTDPNDGIILYMPADRRQSTQNCYLQYREATSAAEPNFVLTTTGC
- a CDS encoding MgtC/SapB family protein, with product MNITPDPLLHLGPFSWAALLCCAINGILIGVERQTRGKPVGIRTSILIIAGTYLFMSMAVSLSPNTLDQARVLGQIITGVGFLGAGVMMTQDGKIHGVTSAAVIWVLAALGMMIGLGYWHQSVIITLLTLMVLLGVDKAENRIQALRRGVHQKRQQRKASAMDNQLHSNEI
- a CDS encoding 1,4-dihydroxy-2-naphthoate polyprenyltransferase, whose amino-acid sequence is MKQSLRIWLDAARPKTLPLALVSILTGSVLAYSTHQFSLMITVLAFVTATLLQILSNLANDYGDAVKGTDNDNRLGPMRAIQSGAVTQTDMKHAIVINIVLTMVAGLSLVFYALDSLQSILAFIGLGVLAIVAAIAYTVGNKPYGYVGLGDVSVFIFFGLLGVAGTFFLHTGIVAPLLILPAVGCGLLAVAVLNINNMRDIENDQECGKRTVAVRLGQKNAKHYHSALLVGALVAFIGYLIVQPVPVWLSLPFLLSVLVIYKHGRAVWQAKKPAQIAPMMPVVVKCSLVTNLLFAGVVIAQTLVS
- the tpiA gene encoding triose-phosphate isomerase; this translates as MRRPVVMGNWKLNGSKAMVKELLTGLNAELEGVEGVDVAVAPPALYIDLAERVIAEGGNKIILGAQNTDLNNSGAFTGDMSPEMLKDFGASHIIIGHSERREYHNESDEFIAKKFAFLKENGLKPVFCIGESEAQNEAGETEAVCARQINAVIDAYGVEALNDAIIAYEPIWAIGTGKAATAEDAQRIHASIRALIAEKDAAVAEQVIIQYGGSVKPENAEAYFSQPDIDGALVGGASLDAKSFAAIAKAAAAAKA
- a CDS encoding 5-carboxymethyl-2-hydroxymuconate Delta-isomerase, coding for MPNLVMEYSNSVDERVNVQGLLEDLHQVALHSGLFDASSVKSRALRCHHWLVGEAGDNVDFIHISFDLLGGRTAEQKRELSRQLMGVLQDQASHVHSLTVNIRDMDKECFQKVVN
- the rraA gene encoding ribonuclease E activity regulator RraA; protein product: MEYNTSALCDIYSEQVDVVEPMFSNFGGSASFAGQITTVKCFEDNGLIREVLEQDGLGRILLIDGGGSLRRALIDAELASLAEENEWEGLIVYGCVREVDELEDMSIGIQALASIPAGATSQAIGEVDVAVNFGGVTFLPEDYLYADNTGVILSQEPLDVDLDTEDDELNADE
- a CDS encoding sodium:solute symporter family protein; its protein translation is MDLKTITYLVVGATFVLYIGIAIWARAGSTKEFYVAGGGVNPIANGMATAADWMSAASFISMAGLIAFMGYGGSVFLMGWTGGYVLLALLLAPYLRKFGKFTVPEFVGERFYSNAARIVAVVCLIIASVTYVIGQMKGVGVAFGRFLEVDYSTGLLIGMCIVFMYAVMGGMKGITYTQIAQYCVLILAYTIPAIFISLQLTGNPIPQMGLGSTMAGTDVYLLDRLDQVVTELGFSEYTTQVRGDTLNMFVYTMSLMIGTAGLPHVIIRFFTVPKVRDARTSAGWALVFIAILYTTAPAVSAMARLNLMDTVNPAPGQNLAYDERPDWFKNWEKTGLLGFDDKNGDGNIQYTSNAETNELKVDRDIMVLANPEIAKLPNWVIALVAAGGLAAALSTAAGLLLAISSAISHDLIKGVINPNISEKKELLASRISMAVAIAVAGYLGLNPPGFAAGTVALAFGLAASSIFPALMMGIFSKNINKEGAIAGMIAGITITLFYVFQHKGILFIADWKYLESWGSNWFLGIEPNAFGAIGALFNFLVAFAVSKVTAETPQEVKDLVEHVRVPAGAGDAVDH
- the epmB gene encoding EF-P beta-lysylation protein EpmB; translation: MPHIITRKVDSVEQNWLKQLSNGISDPEKLLEQLEIDPSPWRSGFDARKLFAQRVPQSFIDRMEKGNPWDPLLRQVLPLSEEFEVHPGYSTDPLEEQDNQVPGLLHKYRNRALMIVKGGCAINCRYCFRRHFPYNENKGSKSVWLQSLDYVRQHPELNEIILSGGDPLMAKDEELQWLVDQIADIPHIKRLRIHSRLPVVIPDRITPTLIELLAATRLQVIMVTHINHANEINQQLRDALSTLRCSGVTLLNQGVMLKGVNDSVDVQVELSEALFDAGVLPYYIHVLDKVQGAAHFFISDQQAKQIMAGVIERVSGYLVPKLTREIGGRASKTPLDLHLE
- a CDS encoding DUF4212 domain-containing protein; the protein is MAFESQERAKAYWDKNVKLMISLMVIWFVVSFGCGILFVDVLNQFQIGGYKLGFWFAQQGSIYTFLGIIFYYAWKMRQIDREFNVDE
- the efp gene encoding elongation factor P, producing MATVSTNEFKGGLKIMLDNEPCVILENEYVKPGKGQAFNRVKIRKLLSGKVLEKTFKSGDTVEVADVMDIDLDYLYNDGEFYHFMNNETFEQIAADTKAVGENAKWLVENDTCMLTLWNGNPIVVTPPNFVELEVTETDPGLKGDTQGTGGKPATLTTGAVVRVPLFIAIGEVIKVDTRTGEYVGRVK
- a CDS encoding MATE family efflux transporter, whose amino-acid sequence is MQDKHGLLTGPIPLVLRQMTIPMTFGMVAILMFNLVDTFFISLLGTEALAAISYTFPVTFAVNCITMGIGMGLSTNIGRLLGQGQSIIAARFSSHGLLLAVLLVALASTLGLFTIEPLFLFLGAQQTLLPLIHQYMDIWYLTIPLLVVPMAGNSAIRATGDTKTPAKIMMLAGLINGVLDPLLIFGYGPFPELGIQGAAIASAMSWFGALIGSLYVLIKREKLLAWPCFKTLGVDWQQILKIGTPAALSNAMNPLSGAILMMLLSRHGTAAVAAYGAAQRVESILIIVLMSLTSTLTPFIAQNVGANNPQRSFAGLFLSMRFSLLFQFGIFIMMVPLSIPLAALFSQEQAVSDLLWHYLLVVPFSYGFQGIVMMLVSGLNALHEPLKAFQWSFMRLFIFTLPCAWLGSHWYDIEGLFAGIAVGNILGGILGYLYALKLRRQYLAQAI
- a CDS encoding DUF805 domain-containing protein translates to MSMKELLLSFQGRVGRKTYWIWNIIYYVLIVGFAAGVNALLPSMAHLLLPLFLIVVLLPDLAITAKRWHDRGKSSWWLLLNVPLIIGRMTVPAGDPAQMTQPTTLQAVSSLAALVCGVWILVECGFLKGNQGNNQYGVEPK